One segment of Candidatus Neomarinimicrobiota bacterium DNA contains the following:
- a CDS encoding prenyltransferase codes for MEIYSMKFGRWNDWVQASRPPFYIATFIPLTMGFVLAGNEGIWEPALFAIINLGAFLVHLATNIANDYFDHVQGSDSGVSIGGSRVIQEEKISPNVLLTSIILMYAGATGVAIYLTSSLNIPELWWLLSFAFLSSLFYVAPPIRYGYRGLGELLVGINMGPIIVLGSYWVMTGTPSVEPVWISIPAGLMVAFILYYQSLPDMVTDENAGKRTLAVRLGRKGAQIGIIVFGVAVYSAIIFEYITGRYSAVSLVSIITLPLFIKIVSLAKRTSDWVELDKHGNYVRLFYLINGVILILAINI; via the coding sequence ATGGAAATATACTCAATGAAATTCGGGAGATGGAATGATTGGGTTCAGGCGAGCCGCCCGCCATTTTACATCGCTACGTTCATTCCGCTCACAATGGGATTCGTGCTTGCGGGAAATGAGGGCATCTGGGAACCCGCTCTATTCGCAATAATTAATTTGGGAGCTTTTTTAGTTCACCTCGCTACTAATATCGCCAACGATTATTTCGATCATGTGCAGGGAAGCGATTCAGGGGTTTCAATCGGCGGCTCCCGCGTAATTCAGGAGGAAAAGATTTCTCCGAATGTCCTTTTAACCTCAATAATATTGATGTATGCGGGCGCAACAGGGGTAGCGATATATCTCACGAGCTCGCTGAATATACCGGAATTATGGTGGCTTCTGTCATTTGCGTTTCTAAGCAGTTTGTTTTATGTGGCGCCGCCGATTCGATACGGATACCGAGGTCTTGGAGAGCTGTTGGTAGGGATAAATATGGGTCCTATCATAGTGTTGGGTTCTTATTGGGTGATGACGGGGACTCCCAGCGTTGAACCTGTCTGGATTTCAATTCCGGCAGGTCTGATGGTCGCTTTCATCCTTTATTATCAAAGTTTGCCGGATATGGTAACCGATGAAAACGCGGGCAAACGAACGCTTGCCGTCCGACTTGGCAGAAAAGGAGCTCAGATCGGGATAATAGTTTTCGGGGTGGCTGTTTATTCGGCAATCATCTTCGAATATATCACAGGAAGATATTCCGCAGTGAGTCTGGTTTCAATTATAACGCTACCGCTTTTCATAAAAATTGTGAGTTTAGCAAAGAGGACTTCAGATTGGGTAGAGCTGGATAAACATGGAAATTATGTGCGGTTGTTCTATCTGATAAATGGAGTGATACTGATATTGGCGATCAACATATAA
- a CDS encoding ABC transporter permease: protein MPRYLSYLITLAIVLLIWYAASIQLGANLLPNPISVLSLLLSEAGSADYWAHVGISSWRIIAGVGLAFIFAVPLGLIVGSSPKINRIFSPIIYMSYPVPKIVLLPIILLLFGIGDASKIILIMLIVFFQVFITSRDAARNISKEMILSFRSLGGNRLQYYRHIVLPASLPGIFTSMRLAGGTAVAVLFFVESISASHGLGLYIIDAWGRADYTAMYVGIVSMSFLGIILYEFFEILERKTCKWKYTQ from the coding sequence ATGCCGAGGTATTTATCATATTTGATAACATTGGCAATTGTTCTATTAATTTGGTATGCCGCGTCAATTCAATTGGGCGCCAACTTGCTGCCGAACCCGATTTCAGTATTGAGTCTTCTGCTGAGTGAGGCGGGCAGCGCGGATTATTGGGCTCACGTGGGGATAAGTTCGTGGCGAATTATAGCGGGAGTGGGATTGGCGTTTATCTTTGCTGTGCCGTTGGGATTAATCGTGGGAAGCAGCCCGAAGATAAATAGAATTTTTTCGCCGATAATATATATGAGTTATCCTGTGCCGAAGATTGTTCTTCTGCCGATAATACTGCTTCTGTTTGGTATCGGCGATGCGAGTAAAATAATTCTCATTATGCTGATTGTATTTTTTCAGGTTTTTATCACGTCACGGGATGCGGCGCGAAATATAAGTAAAGAGATGATTCTCTCTTTCAGGTCACTTGGCGGAAACAGACTTCAATATTACCGGCATATAGTTCTCCCTGCAAGCCTGCCCGGTATTTTTACGTCAATGCGTTTAGCGGGAGGCACGGCGGTAGCGGTCCTGTTTTTCGTGGAATCTATCAGCGCATCCCACGGGCTTGGTTTATACATCATAGATGCGTGGGGTAGGGCAGATTACACGGCAATGTATGTCGGCATTGTATCTATGTCCTTTTTAGGGATTATCCTGTATGAATTTTTCGAAATTTTGGAAAGAAAAACCTGCAAATGGAAATATACTCAATGA